The following is a genomic window from Geobacillus subterraneus.
TCAATGCTTTGCGCAAATTAAAGAACGGGTCGGCGTCATTCACGGTGTCGCCCACTGCATCGCCTATGCCAATAAGGACGACTTAAGCGGCGAATATATGAAAGTGAGCCGCGACGGCTTTTTGCTCGCCCATAACATCAGCGCCTATTCCCTCACCGCGGTGGCGCGCGAGGCGAAGGAGCTCATGACCGAGGGGGGGAGCATCGTCACTCTGACGTACTTAGGCGGCGAGCGCGTCGTGCAAAACTATAACATCATGGGTGTGGCGAAAGCGTCGCTCGATGCGAGCGTTAAATATTTGGCAAACGATTTAGGCAAATACGGCATTCGCGTCAACGCCATTTCTGCCGGACCGATCCGCACGCTGTCAGCGAAAGGGGTCGGCGACTTTAATACGATTTTAAAGCAAATCGAGGAGCGCGCCCCGCTCCGCCGGACGACGACCCAAGAAGAAGTCGGCGATGCAGCGCTGTTTTTGTTCAGTGACCTGTCGCGCGGCATCACCGGGGAAATCATCCACGTCGATTCCGGGTATCACATTTTAGGATATTAAAAATGAATGAGGCAGCCGTCCCGACCGATGGGACGGCTGTTTTTTGTCCGTCGAGGGGCAATTATTGGAATCAAAGGCATACATATATAAGGGAAGGCAAGCATGGAAGGAGGATTGGCGTGCGGAAACAAAAAGTGGTAGAAACCGAGCCGTTGCTTTACATTGTGCAGCCAAAGGCCATGCGGGCTGCGGCGCATATGCAAGAAACGTTTACATGGACGAACCGCCCCCAACAGAAAGAAACGACAGATGACACCGAACAGATTGAAGAGGGGGAGGAACAGAGGGCGTTTTTCATTAAAAAGGAGTTTCAGGCGATGACGCTTGATGAGCAGCTCGCTTTTTTAACGAGGCTGCCCGCCCATTTGCCGCCGCTTAAATGCCAGTTTGCCACGAAAGAACAAAGCTATGAAGGTGTGCTGAAACGATGCACGGCGACCGAGTTGACGGTCGCCGATGAACGAGGAAACGAAACGGCCATCGGGCGCGCACAACTTCTTTCTGTGACGATGATCGGGTTTATGCAATAAAGGCACTTCGAACAAGTCATTTCCCGATCAGGCGACCCTCTTCGTCCGGCTGCCATTGTTGAAGACGTGAAGAAGCCGGCGGGCATCAAAGGTTGCTGCTGCACATGCCCGCCGCGTCGACTTGCGTCGGCCGCGTTCCTGGGGCCGTCTGCCGGCCTGGAATGCCCGTTTTTCTACAACGAAGCGAGCCGTCTCTCGA
Proteins encoded in this region:
- the fabI gene encoding enoyl-ACP reductase FabI yields the protein MTLSLEGRTYVVMGVANKRSIAWGIARSLHAAGARLVFTYAGERFEKEVRTLVDTLEDERSLLLPCDVANDEDIAQCFAQIKERVGVIHGVAHCIAYANKDDLSGEYMKVSRDGFLLAHNISAYSLTAVAREAKELMTEGGSIVTLTYLGGERVVQNYNIMGVAKASLDASVKYLANDLGKYGIRVNAISAGPIRTLSAKGVGDFNTILKQIEERAPLRRTTTQEEVGDAALFLFSDLSRGITGEIIHVDSGYHILGY
- a CDS encoding CotO family spore coat protein produces the protein MRKQKVVETEPLLYIVQPKAMRAAAHMQETFTWTNRPQQKETTDDTEQIEEGEEQRAFFIKKEFQAMTLDEQLAFLTRLPAHLPPLKCQFATKEQSYEGVLKRCTATELTVADERGNETAIGRAQLLSVTMIGFMQ